In the genome of Penaeus monodon isolate SGIC_2016 chromosome 30, NSTDA_Pmon_1, whole genome shotgun sequence, the window NNNNNNNNNNNNNNNNNNNNNNNNNNNNNNNNNNNNNNNNNNNNNNNNNNttgtgtgtgcgcgcggtacTGCCAAATAANNNNNNNNNNNNNNNNNNNNNNNNNNNNNNNNNNNNNNNNNNNNNNNNNNNNNNNNNNNNNNNNNNNNNNNNNNNNNNNNNNNNNNNNNNNNNNNNNNNNNNNNNNNNNNNNNNNNNNNNNNNNNNNNNNNNNNNNNNNNNNNNNNNNNNNNNNNNNNNNNNNNNNNNNNNNNNNNNNNNNNNNNNNNNNNNNNNNNNNNNNNNNNNNNNNNNNNNNNNNNNNNNNNNNNNNNNNNNNNNNNNNNNNNNNNNNNNNNNNNNNNNNNNNNNNNNNNNNNNNNNNNNNNNNNNNNNNNNNNNNNNNNNNNNNNNNNNNNNNNNNNNNNNNNNNNNNNNNNNNNNNNNNNNNNNNNNNNNNNNNNNNNNNNNNNNNNNNNNNNNNNNNNNNNNNNNNNNNNNNNNNNNNNNNNNNNNNNNNNNNNNNNNNNNNNNNNNNNNNNNNNNNNNNNNNNNNNNNNNNNNNNNNNNNNNNNNNNNNNNNNNNNNNNNNNNNNNNNNNNNNNNNNNNNNNNNNNNNNNNNNNNNNNNNNNNNNNNNNNNNNNNNNNNNNNNNNNNNNNNNNNNNNNNNNNNNNNNNNNNNNNNNNNNNNNNNNNNNNNNNNNNNNNNNNNNNNNNNNNNNNNNNNNNNNNNNNNNNNNNNNNNNNNNNNNNNNNNNNNNNNNNNNNNNNNNNNNNNNNNNNNNNNNNNNNNNNNNNNNNNNNNNNNNNNNNNNNNNNNNNNNNNNNNNNNNNNNNNNNNNNNNNNNNNNNNNNNNNNNNNNNNNNNNNNNNNNNNNNNNNNNNNNNNNNNNNNNNNNNNNNNNNNNNNNNNNNNNNNNNNNNNNNNNNNNNNNNNNNNNNNNNNNNNNNNNNNNNNNNNNNNNNNNNNNNNNNNNNNNNNNNNNNNNNNNNNNNNNNNNNNNNNNNNNNNNNNNNNNNNNNNNNNNNNNNNNNNNNNNNNNNNNNNNNNNNNNNNNNNNNNNNNNNNNNNNNNNNNNNNNNNNNNNNNNNNNNNNNNNNNNNNNNNNNNNNNNNNNNNNNNNNNNNNNNNNNNNNNNNNNNNNNNNNNNNNNNNNNNNNNNNNNNNNNNNNNNNNNNNNNNNNNNNNNNNNNNNNNNNNNNNNNNNNNNNNNNNNNNNNNNNNNNNNNNNNNNNNNNNNNNNNNNNNNNNNNNNNNNNNNNNNNNNNNNNNNNNNNNNNNNNNNNNNNNNNNNNNNNNNNNNNNNNNNNNNNNNNNNNNNNNNNNNNNNNNNNNNNNNNNNNNNNNNNNNNNNNNNNNNNNNNNNNNNNNNNNNNNNNNNNNNNNNNNNNNNNNNNNNNNNNNNNNNNNNNNNNNNNNNNNNNNNNNNNNNNNNNNNNNNNNNNNNNNNNNNNNNNNNNNNNNNNNNNNNNNNNNNNNNNNNNNNNNNNNNNNNNNNNNNNNNNNNNNNNNNNNNNNNNNNNNNNNNNNNNNNNNNNNNNNNNNNNNNNNNNNNNNNNNNNNNNNNNNNNNNNNNNNNNNNNNNNNNNNNNNNNNNNNNNNNNNNNNNNNNNNNNNNNCNNNNNNNNNNNNNNNNNNNNNNNNNNNNNNNNNNNNNNNNNNNNNNNNNNNNNNNNNNNNNNNNNNNNNNNNNNNNNNNNNNNNNNNNNNNNNNNNNNNNNNNNNNNNNNNNNNNNNNNNNNNNNNNNNNNNNNNNNNNNNNNNNNNNNNNNNNNNNNNNNNNNNNNNNNNNGAATCCCAGTCACTATTGGTTCTGGTTGCCATAAACAAACCCCCttgctcccccccttcctcctcccaagcACACCCACACCTGCCCACCCTATGCAGCCCCCCACCCACCGCGCCCCTCACCCCAGTCATGACATATACTCGGTtctgacccccccctctcccctccccgtccgcAACCGCCCCCACCCGCCGCGCCGCCCGGGTTGCCAGTCGGCTACACGAGACCATGCAAGCAGTAACCCGGGGCTGCAAACGCCATGACACGGCCTAGGAAGCGGCACTGGACACCCGTGAAGCAGTCCTAGGCATTAGAAGTCGGCACCAAAGCCAGGGCGTGGCACTCCCTCCATCTGTCCTCCCCCCCATCTGACCTCCCCCTATTCCTACCTACACCATGGAGGCCGACGAATTCGAcctggagaaaaataaaaggaaggagacgTCTCCCAGCAAGATTCTCGTTCACCTTCTCTTCAGCCACTTCGGAATTTTCATTGTTGTGGCGATATATGCTGCTATTGGTAGGTAATGNNNNNNNNNNNNNNNNNNNNNNNNNNNNNNNNNNNNNNNNNNNNNNNNNNNNNNNNNNNNNNNNNNNNNNNNNNNNNNNNNNttgcttgtatatatatgtgcgttcaTGTTGATACTCGCCCTTGTTTGagatgaatacaaatatataNNNNNNNNNNNNNNNNNNNNNNNNNNNNNNNNNNNNNNNNNNNNNNNNNNNNNNNNNNNNNNNNNNNNNNNNNNNNNNNNNNNNNNNNNNNNNNNNNNNNNNNNNNNNNNNNNNNNNNNNNNNNNNNNNNNNNNNNNNNNNNNNNNNNNNNNNNNNNNNNNNNNNNNNNNNNNNNNNNNNNNNNNNNNNNNNNNNNNNNNNNNNNNNNNNNNNNNNNNNNNNNNNNNNNNNNNNNNNNNNNNNNNNNNNNNNNNNNNNNNNNNNNNNNNNNNNNNNNNNNNNNNNNNNNNNNNNNNNNNNNNNNNNNNNNNNNNNNNNNNNNNNNNNNNNNNNNNNNNNNNNNNNNNNNNNNNNNNNNNNNNNNNNNNNNNNNNNNNNNNNNNNNNNNNNNNNNNNNNNNNNNNNNNNNNNNNNNNNNNNNNNNNNNNNNNNNNNNNNNNNNNNNNNNNNNNNNNNNNNNNNNNNNNNNNNNNNNNNNNNNNNNNNNNNNNNNNNNNNNNNNNNNNNNNNNNNNNNNNNNNNNNNNNNNNNNNNNNNNNNNNNNNNNNNNNNNNNNNNNNNNNNNNNNNNNNNNNNNNNNNNNNNNNNNNNNNNNNNNNNNNNNNNNNNNNNNNNNNNNNNNNNNNNNNNNNNNNNNNNNNNNNNNNNNNNNNNNNNNNNNNNNNNNNNNNNNNNNNNNNNNNNNNNNNNNNNNNNNNNNNNNNNNNNNNNNNNNNNNNNNNNNNNNNNNNNNNNNNNNNNNNNNNNNNNNNNNNNNNNNNNNNNNNNNNNNNNNNNNNNNNNNNNNNNNNNNNNNNNNNNNNNNNNNNNNNNNNNNNNNNNNNNNNNNNNNNNNNNNNNNNNNNNNNNNNNNNNNNNNNNNNNNNNNNNNNNNNNNNNNNNNNNNNNNNNNNNNNNNNNNNNNNNNNNNNNNNNNNNNNNNNNNNNNNNNNNNNNNNNNNNNNNNNNNNNNNNNNNNNNNNNNNNNNNNNNNNNNNNNNNNNNNNNNNNNNNNNNNNNNNNNNNNNNNNNNNNNNNNNNNNNNNNNNNNNNNNNNNNNNNNNNNNNNNNNNNNNNNNNNNNNNNNNNNNNNNNNNNNNNNNNNNNNNNNNNNNNNNNNNNNNNNNNNNNNNNNNNNNNNNNNNNNNNNNNNNNNNNNNNNNNNNNNNNNNNNNNNNNNNNNNNNNNNNNNNNNNNNNNNNNNNNNNNNNNNNNNNNNNNNNNNNNNNNNNNNNNNNNNNNNNNNNNNNNNNNNNNNNNNNNNNNNNNNNNNNNNNNNNNNNNNNNNNNNNNNNNNNNNNNNNNNNNNNNNNNNNNNNNNNNNNNNNNNNNNNNNNNNNNNNNNNNNNNNNNNNNNNNNNNNNNNNNNNNNNNNNNNNNNNNNNNNNNNNNNNNNNNNNNNNNNNNNNNNNNNNNNNNNNNNNNNNNNNNNNNNNNNNNNNNNNNNNNNNNNNNNNNNNNNNNNNNAAATGTTTCGAAACGTGTCCCTTTAGCGCTACCTGTTGCCAAGGGAGAATCGATGAAGCGCCGTCACGGATTAACGTCGTCAGGTCACGAGGCTTCCTTTGCAATCCCGCTTTCAATCTGGATCGCTCGTTTGATAAGCCCTTAACTGGAAAACATTAGGGTCATCATTGTAAATTAGCATTTCNNNNNNNNNNNNNNNNNNNNNNNNNNNNNNNNNNNNNNNNNNNNNNNNNNNNNNNNNNNNNNNNNNNNNNNNNNNNNNNNNNNNNNNNNNNNNNNNNNNNNNNNNNNNNNNNNNNNNNNNNNNNNNNNNNNNNNNNNNNNNNNNNNNNNNNTAATATGTATGTATGTACNNNNNNNNNNNNNNNNNNNNNNNNNNNNNNNNNNNNNNNNATGATTATACCTTTTGTCTAAAAATacttacatttaatatatacaatttatgtgCGCGTTCCGAGGGAGAGATAGNNNNNNNNNNNNNNNNNNNNNNNNNNNNNNNNNNNNNNNNNNNNNNNNNNNNNNNNNNNNNNNNNNNNNNNNNNNCAGCNNNNNNNNNNNNNNNNNNNNNNNNNNNNNNNNNNNNNNNNNNNNNNNNNNNNNNNNNNNNNNNNNNNNAAAATCCAGGTACGCACAGTCAGGTGCTATAATTCACCGGGTTGTCATGGCGTTCACATGACAACCTTCGACAAACTCCTATCCATATTCATAGTTTTTTCCTATAAaactatcattattcattgttatttctcagtgaaaataaaataaaatcataaaatctagCAGAGTTAACTTAATTAATAAGATTTCCTCCGCAATTCGCAGTCTCTCTGTCGATTGTTTACTTAGCTCCTCGGCGACGCTAGTATTGACTAAGCGTGAAATTTCTCCCTCCGGTTTCCTTTGTTTGTCTCCCGCTCTTTCTGCNNNNNNNNNNNNNNNNNNNNNNNNNNNNNNNNNNNNNNNNNNNNNNNNNNNNNNNNNNNNNNNNNNNNNNNNNNNNNNNNNNNNNNNNNNNNNNNNNNNNNNNNNNNNNNNNNNNNNNNNNNNNNNNNNNNNNNNNNNNNNNNNNNNNNNNNNNNNNNNNNNNNNNNNNNNNNNNNNNNNNNNNNNNNNNNNNNNNNNNNNNNNNNNNNNNNNNNNNNNNNNNNNNNNNNNNNNNNNNNNNNNNNNNNNNNNNNNNNNNNNNNNNNNNNNNNNNNNNNNNNNNNNNNNNNNNNNNNNNNNNNNNNNNNNNNNNNNNNNNNNNNNNNNNNNNNNNNNNNNNNNNNNNNNNNNNNNNNNNNNNNNNNNNNNNNNNNNNNNNNNNNNNNNNNNNNNNNNNNNNNNNNNNNNNNNNNNNNNNNNNNNNNNNNNNNNNNNNNNNNNNNNNNNNNNNNNNNNNNNNNNNNNNNNNNNNNNNNNNNNNNNNNNNNNNNNNNNNNNNNNNNNNNNNNNNNNNNNNNNNNNNNNNNNNNNNNNNNNNNNNNNNNNNNNNNNNNNNNNNNNNNNNNNNNNNNNNNNNNNNNNNNNNNNNNNNNNNNNNNNNNNNNNNNNNNNNNNNNNNNNNNNNNNNNNNNNNNNNNNNNNNNNNNNNNNNNNNNNNNNNNNNNNNNNNNNNNNNNNNNNNNNNNNNNNNNNNNNNNNNNNNNNNNNNNNNNNNNNNNNNNNNNNNNNNNNNNNNNNNNNNNNNNNNNNNNNNNNNNNNNNNNNNNNNNNNNNNNNNNNNNNNNNNNNNNNNNNNNNNNNNNNNNNNNNNNNNNNNNNNNNNNNNNNNNNNNNNNNNNNNNNNNNNNNNNNNNNNNNNAGGCGCCTATGCGTTCGTGGAGATCGAGCGTCCTCACGAAGAACGGCTGTATGAGATCAAGCAGGAGAAGGCGGTGGAGGTGAACCAGACGATGAACTACATGGCCAACCTCTTCTGGTTCTACGTAGACAAGAACTGGACTCTGAATTCATTCAACGCCACGGTACTTTTTCCACGGatgtttcatatatacacagtactCCCGTGTTCTTTGTTTGGAGAATTGTCACGTTTTTTGTCAttggcatttaatttttttttttcttgatctcgAACTGCCATTGCAAAGAATTGATTAAGAAGATGATAGAACAATACTTTCGTTCTGGATCAGTAGTTGTTTTTAATCAAGCTGGAATTTTAATAATTTGGTGAAAATCTAAGGGGAGGAAAAATGTGGAATTCAAAGAAAACCCGGAAACGGGGACCTGgtggtaaaaatataaaagtttcagAAGCTTTATATTTTCTTCACAGGTGTACAAAGACCTCAAGAAGTTGGAATCGTTCATCATATCGGCAGTTCAGAATTACCACTACGATGGAACGGTCATGAACTGGGACTACTCCTGGACTTTCCCTAACTCGCTGCTCCTGACCATGACCATTATGTCGACCATTGGTATGTCCCTTTTAGGTTATTGGGAAATCGAATAAGTGAGAgaaccaaaataaatatattagtttttatttttatttttttaccaagaGGGAACGGTTTGTATATAGACGCGTTTTGTGCCACATTTTCAAGTACCTGTCAAAGTTGCTATCGCTGAAAGCTACGTCTNNNNNNNNNNNNNNNNNNNNNNNNNNNNNNNNNNNNNNNNNNNNNNNNNNNNNNNNNNNNNNNNNNNNNNNNNNNNNNNNNNNNNNNNNNNNNAGGATACGGCCATATATCGCCTGTGACATCGTGGGGGCAGTTCTTCTGCATCATCTACGCGATCATTGGGTGTCCTCTTCTGCTCGTGTTCTTAGGAAATCTCGGAAATTCTATGGCTGAGTCCTTCACTTACATTTACAGGTTAGTGTATTACTCGATTTGcattttctgcctgtctgtctctatgtttgtttctgtttctatatCATCCTATCCCTGTGTTTTTATAGTTATTCTGAAAAAGTGTCCCTATTCTCTTTagtcttttctactctctcttcgaTTTCTCAAGCAATGAACTGACGCTGTCTAAAGAGTTCTTCATGTcagatatagaaattatataaatcagaATGATAAGCTCACAAAAAAATTGATGCTTTACGGTGCCAGAAAATTGTCGGAATGATGAATTCCGATATGATTTTGCTGAAATAGAACAATACAGTGCGTCACTTACGTGTCTTTCGTTGTAAAATAATTCATTTTCGTTCCTAACTTTCTACGGCTGATAACCGTTTTCGTCTCTTTCGTTGTTACGGCATTCTTTATCATTCATAAATGTTCTACAATTGATAACCTTGTCTACCCCGACGCCCCTTGCCCCTCAGTCGCTGCTGCTGTAGATGGTGTCGAAGTGTGCGCAACTTGTCCGAACTGCCTCCCAAGGCAAGCAAAAAACAACGAAAGCTCTTGATTGACGATGAGGTTGGAAAGGAAGAGTACATGCCGACGGAGCACGTAAGATACACTTTCAGTATATACATTCTTCCTTTTAGAAAATGCAGTTTAGAGTAACGTAGCATCTTCGGTCCTGTCCTGCCACTTCTTCAGCTCCTTTCTGCCTGNNNNNNNNNNNNNNNNNNNNNNNNNNNNNNNNNNNNNNNNNNNNNNNCAGTATCGTAAACAAAATAGtaggaaaaggaaattatttttgtacatctatgctacttcttttttttttcaagaagaaaGCTAAACTGAGATCCACCGTgcattatacaattttatttaaaaattgtacGAAAACCGTTGATTACTCAGCTCACTACATTAACCCTCACACGTCGCCTCATAATCCTCCACACGTTACCTCATGATCCTCAGCCGTCGCCTCATAACCCTTCATACGTTGCAATATAATTCCTCATTCGTTACCATAAACCCTCACCCGTCGCCTCATGATCCCTCCCCCGTCGCCTCATGATCCCTCCCCCGTCGCCTCATGATTATGTACACGTCGCCTGCCTGTAGGTGGACGTTCCCATCACCCTGACCCTCGTGGTGCTGTATGTGTACATCATGCTCGGCGCCGTCCTCTTCTCCGTGTGGGAGAACTGGGACCTcggctcctcctcctacttcaccTTCGTCACCCTCTCCACCATCGGCTACGGGGACATGGTGCCCGGCACGGCGCTGCTAGACAGTCAGAACCCCGGGACAGCGGGTCTCAAGATGGCCGTGTGCATCGGTTACATCTTGCTAGGTCAGTGCCCGTGCATCTGTCCGGGGCCACCTCCTTTGTTAGTTATGGGGTCGGAGGTTTAGGCATATGGATTAAGGAATAANNNNNNNNNNNNNNNNNNNNNNNNNNNNNNNNNNNNNNNNNNNNNNNNNNNNNNNNNNNNNNNTGACGANNNNNNNNNNNNNNNNNNNNNNNNNNNNNNNNNNNNNNNNNNNNNNNNNNNNNNNNNNNNNNNNNNNNNNNNNNNNNNNNNNNNNNNNNNNNNNNNNNNNNNNNNNNNNNNNNNNNNNNNNNNNNNNNNNNNNNNNNNNNNNNNNNNNNNNNNNNNNNNNNNNNNNNNNNNNNNNNNNNNNNNNNNNNNNNNNNNNNNNNNNNNNNNNNNNNNNNNNNNNNNNNNNNNNNNNNNNNNNNNNNNNNNNNNNNNNNNNNNNNNNNNNNNNNNNNNNNNNNNNNNNNNNCAACCGGGCAGACATgcaaacaggaaagagagaaagggcgtGTGGGGATGCCTTCCCCCAGGCGAGCCATTCCCTGCCCCTGCTCACCCCGTGCCCCGCCCTTCCCTCCAGGCATGGCGCTGCTGTCCATGTGCCTCAACCTGATGCAGGAGCAGATCGTCGACAAGTGCCGCTGGCTGGCGCGGGAGATCGGCCTGAGTGGGAAGGACACCGTGGAGTCGGCCAAGGGCAAGGACAAGAAGGCCCTCGACGGCATCGACGACAAGAAGAAACTGGACGACAAAAAGGACGTCGACAAAAAGGACGTCGACAAAAAGGACGTCGAGAAAGCCCCGCCGAAGGACACCCTCTCCGTGCCGAGTTCTGCAGGATCCAGAAGTTCCCTCTTGAAGTCTCCAACGCATTCCATTCCTGGCGCCTTGGACGACTTGTAAGCGACGACTGAGCAGCGAAGAAGATTCAGAACTGGagatttgttgtggttattattgtttttttatcacatacaaagagtttttctttcttgtagGTTTCCATCAATAAACAGTAGTGGATAACCAGATGTATGAGGCAGTCACGACagataaagttaagaaaaaatatgattatgaaataacATGACATTTTAGATTCACAATGcagtattgattataattattaccagcAAGTCTAACGACTGTACCGCCAACTAGCCATTAGCTAATCTGCTGCTCCGTATTGGAATGACTGTTCTGCTGCTGATAAATGTAGACGTACAGTGAGTAACTTGGCTTCAGTGCAGCGTGAATAGCAATACTTCAGTCATTTGTCTTCGTCTCAGAAGCAATGACACCGTACATTTTGTGAGTAACTTGGCTTCAGAAATACAGTACAATTATACGATACGTATACAGTTCCAGAAGTGCGTTTATCTGTGATTCTGGGCAAATGTGAATGAATGTTGTATTGTTTTACTCATTCCATGTCAGAACACTAATATGAATggctactacatatatattttccccgaTAGAAAGGCCGCATTGAAATCGTGTTTAAGGAAATTGTTGAAAAATATTTATGACTTTGTTTAGTGCATGTGGTAGAATTTGAGTGAATAAAGTTTTGAAATCTGATTATATTTTCTTCATCCTTTCGTTATTTAAACCAGTACTCTctttcactcacccccccccNNNNNNNNNNNNNNNNNNNNNNNNNNNNNNNNNNNNNNNNNNNNNNNNNNNNNNNNNNNNNNNNNNNNNNNNNNNNNNNNNNNNNNNNNNNNNNNNNNNNNNNNNNNNNNNNNNNNNNNNNNNNNNNNNNNNNNNNNNNNNNNNNNNNNNNNNNNNNNNNNNNNNNNNNNNNNNNNNNNNNNNNNNNNNNNNNNNNNNNNNNNNNNNNNNNNNNNNNNNNNNNNNNNNNNNNNNNGTTTCCATCCCGTCATGCCACTACTGNNNNNNNNNNNNNNNNNNNNNNNNNNNNNNNNGTTAAACACACCAGTGTCATGCCACTATGTAAAGGCTCTCACTGTTCATGTTACAGCATCAGGTTAAAGACACTCATTTTTCAATTAACTACATTTATTCAGTCAACTTTGTACATTTGGCGATGCATGATAAGGCTGAAAGATAACGAGATATTATGAGATATTCCAGTTGTTCAACATCAGTGCATTATAACACAGTAACATTCGCCGTTCATTTATGTACAATACAATTGCATATGGACAGAAATACCACAACAGCTACTACTACATGTATGttaatgtctgtgtctgtgtttttatttctttgcgtGTATATAAAGTACTATGAATATATTGTACACATTAAATATTATTAGAAACAACAAAAGGGCTGCTAGACCAAAAAATATTACATCACAGATAAATTAGGGTTGAGCTCACAGGCTCGACGAGAAGACCGAAAACATAATGTCATTAGTTTTTAATGCGTTATTCGgctaatgtttaaatatatatataaatatttcaattaGTTTGCAGCTATAGGTAATGGGAAATTCCTCTTAATTTACAAGACAGGGCCATAACACATGAGATGACattaaaggcatttttttttttacaaaaatggaaatataatatattatttctatttgttttataatttacaAAGACTGTAGAGATGTATGGATAATAATTCTATAATAGGAAATACTAGAATAGAAATACAACACATAACTTTTTTTCTCAATTGTCAATAGATAAACAACTAAATGA includes:
- the LOC119592609 gene encoding TWiK family of potassium channels protein 7-like; the encoded protein is MEADEFDLEKNKRKETSPSKILVHLLFSHFGIFIVVAIYAAIGAYAFVEIERPHEERLYEIKQEKAVEVNQTMNYMANLFWFYVDKNWTLNSFNATVYKDLKKLESFIISAVQNYHYDGTVMNWDYSWTFPNSLLLTMTIMSTIGYGHISPVTSWGQFFCIIYAIIGCPLLLVFLGNLGNSMAESFTYIYSRCCCRWCRSVRNLSELPPKASKKQRKLLIDDEVGKEEYMPTEHVDVPITLTLVVLYVYIMLGAVLFSVWENWDLGSSSYFTFVTLSTIGYGDMVPGTALLDSQNPGTAGLKMAVCIGYILLGMALLSMCLNLMQEQIVDKCRWLAREIGLSGKDTVESAKGKDKKALDGIDDKKKLDDKKDVDKKDVDKKDVEKAPPKDTLSVPSSAGSRSSLLKSPTHSIPGALDDL